From the Kitasatospora atroaurantiaca genome, the window GGCCGTCACCAACGTCGTCCGCCACGGCGAGGGAGCCACCGTCTGCCGGGTGTCGATCGACGAGACCTGGGAGGGCGAGGGCGAGCGCTACGCCGTCCTGGAGGTGGCCGACAACGGCCGTGGAGCGGGTAAGTCCGGCCCCGGGAACGGCCTTTCGGGCCTGGGGGAACGCCTCGCGCTGGTCGGCGGGCGGCTGGAGACCGGCAGCGGCCTGCGCGGAAAGGGCTTCTGCCTGCGGGCGTTGGTGCCGTTGCGCGCGGTCCCGGTGGTTGCGGCCGATAGTGTGAACGAGTGATCAGAGTTCTGCTGGCCGAGGATCAGGGAATGGTCCGGGAGGCGCTTGCCGCGCTGCTCGGGCTGGAAGGCGACATCGACGTGGTCGCGCAGGTCTCGCGCGGGGACGAGGTCGCCGACGCGGCCGTCGAGCACGAGGTCGAAGTGGCCGTGCTCGACATCGAGATGCCCGGCCTGACGGGCATCGAGGCGGCCGCCGAGCTGCGCAGGCGACGGCCCACGACGAAGATCGTGATCGCCACCACCTTCGGCCGCCCCGGCTATCTGCGCCGGGCGATGGAGGCCGGGGCGGACGCCTTCCTGGTCAAGGACGCCCCGGCCTCCGAACTCGCCGAGGCGATCCGCCAGGTGCTGCGCGGGGAGCGGGTGATCGACCCGACCCTGGCCGCCGCGGCCCTGGCGGACGGGGCCAACCCGCTGACCGTCCGGGAGCGGGACGTGCTCGCGGCGGCGGCCGACGGCTCGGTCAACGCCGAGATCGCCAGGCGGCTGCACCTCTCGGAGGGGACGGTGCGCAACTACCTCTCGATGGCGATCCAGAAGACCTCCGCCAGGAACCGCACCGAGGCCGTACGGGTCGCCAAGGAGAAGGGCTGGCTCTAGGCAGGTGGCGCGCCCCGGTGCGACGCCTCAGTTGAGGCGATGCCTTGCGGCCCTCGCGTCGTGGCGGACCCGGGCCGCGGCCTCGCGGTCGAAGGCGTCCAGGATCTCCGCGTACGCCTCCATCTCGGCTGCCCCGCGCAGGAAGTCCCCGGTGCGGACCAGCAGTTCGGCCCGCTCCAGGCGCAGTTGGGCCGGGTGGCGGGGCAGCAGCAGGGAGAGCTCGGTGGCCCAGAGCTGGGTCCGGGCCTGCTCGGGGCGGTCGGCCGCCCAGCTGCGGATGTTGCCGAGCACCCGTAGAACGATCTCCAACGGCTGGGCCGGGGTGAGGAGTTCGGGGGAGAAGTGGTGGCCGGTGGCGGTCACCAGCTGGGCCGCGTCGTCCAGGTCGAGCAGTCGGCCGCCGTGGTACGGGTCGGCGAGCACGTACTCGTTCCCGCCGGTGGGGCCGCCGACCGCGACGATGAAGTGCCCCGGCAGGGCCACGCCGTGGACGGTCAGCCCCGCTCTGGCGGCGACCGCCTCCCAGACCAGCGAGAGCATGATCGGCAGCCCGCGCCGGCGCCGCAGCACGTCCGGCAGCAGCGAGGACTCCAGCCTGCGGTAGTCCGCGGGTCGCCCGTGGAAGCGCTCCCGCCCGCCGAGCACGGCGGCGAGCAGGGCGGCCGTCTCCTCCGGGTTGGCCGGGGCCCGCTCGGCCACCGCCAGCCGGACGGCGGCCGCATGCCGGTCCAGCGCCGCCTGGCAGGCCGCCACCAGGGCCTCCAGGGTGGGCGGCTCCTCCGCGTCCTCGCCGGTCAGGGGCACGCCCAGGGTGTGCTCGGCGGCCGCGAGCACACAGAGCAGCACCGGGTCGGGGTGCTCGGCCCTGGCCTCGGTACGGAAACGTGATCTGCTCTGCTCGGTCACAGCAGCCTTCGTCTGTCCGGGGTGGTCACTACCGCTGGGGAAGGCGGGCGTAGTGGTAAGTGTGACTGGTCGTGAAGCCGAGTCCGTCATAGAGGGCGATCGCGCCGGTGTTCCCGGCCTCGACCTGCAGGTACGCGCCGGTGGCGCCCTCCTCGGCGGCTCGGGCGGCGAGGACGGCCATCACGGTGGTGGCCAGCCCGGTGCGGCGCGCGTACGGGACTACCTCGATGGCGCCGAAGCAGGCCCAGCGGCCGTCGATCACGCAGCGGCCGATGGCGAGGGGCGGGCCGGCCTCCGGTGCGGGCACGGTGGCGAACCAGACGGAGGGCCCGCCGTGCAGCACCCGGGCGGCGGCGCGCTCGAGCTCGGGGTCGTCGCCGACCCGGCGGTAGGCGGACATCCAGGACGCGTCGGCGGTACGGGAGAGCCGGACCAGCTCGTGCCCGGAGCCGAGCCTGGCCAGCGGTGCCAGCGGGGCGGTCCGGACGAGGGTGGGGGCGAAACCGGCGCCGAGCCTGTCGAGTTCGGCGGTGAGGTCCTCGGGAGAGCCCGGCCGGATCACCTCGACGTAGGCGGGCAGACCGCGGGCGGCGTACCAGTCCCGGACGGCTGCGAGCGCCTCGGGCAGCGGCCGGCCGGGGTCGCCGAGGGCCTGGACGGAGTTGGCCCGGCGGGTGAAGCCGGACGAGGCGCGCAGCGTCCACTCGCCGAGCGGCTCCTGTTCGACGGCCGGCCACCCGCGGGCGGCGATCCGCTGGAGCTCGGCCGGCGTGGTCCCGGGCATCGGCGCGGGACGGGCCGGGAAGAGCGGCACGGTCTTGCCCGCGACCAGCAGCTTCTCGGGGAACGAGACCGGTTCGAGACTGCGGGGCACCACGGTCAGGCCATGATCGTCCCAGGATACGAGCACGCCGATCACATCGCGGAACACGGGACGGCCGTCCGTGATCTCCGTGATCCGCCGTACCGACACCCGTCTTCCCACGTCAGAGCGGTCTATCCGCACCTCGGGGCGGCTGCCGACGGGGGCTCCAGCCGTCATCTAGGGCACCTCCTGTGCATTTGCGGTCTCTGACCCGCGATACTAGGGGCGGGCATCGACGACGCCGCGCTCACCCGCGCACGCAAGCAAATAGTTTGGGCGGCCAGCCCTTCCGAGGAGGAACGACAGCGTGACCTACGTCATCGCGCAGCCTTGTGTCGACGTCAAGGACAAGGCGTGCATCGAAGAGTGCCCGGTTGACTGCATCTACGAGGGCGAGCGTTCCCTCTACATCCACCCGGATGAGTGTGTCGACTGTGGCGCGTGCGAGCCGGTCTGCCCGGTCGAGGCGATCTTCTACGAGGACGACACTCCGGAGGAGTGGAAGGACTACTACAAGGCGAACGTCGAGTTCTTCGACGACCTCGGTTCGCCCGGTGGTGCCTCGAAGCTCGGCCTGATCGAGAAGGACCACCCGTTCATCGCGGCCCTCCCGCCGCAGAACGCCGACCACTGATCGGTGGCAGCTGAGCTGTGAGCACGACTGACACTCCGTACGCGCCGCTCCCGGGTCACCCGGGGGCGGCGCGCCGCGTATCGGACCTTCTTCCGGTCTTCCCGTGGGACAAGCTGGAGCCGTACAAGAAGACCGCGCTGGCTCATCCCGGCGGGCTCTGCGACTTCTCGGTCGGCACTCCGGTGGACCCGGTCCCCGAGCTGATCCAGAAGGCGCTGGCGGCCTCGACCGACACGCCCGGCTACCCGACCGTCTGGGGGCCGGTGGAGCTGCGCGAGGCGATCGCCGGCTGGCTGCGCCGCCGGGTCGGCGCCGAGATCGGCCCCGAGGCGATCCTGCCGACGATCGGCTCCAAGGAGCTGGTGGCCTGGCTGCCGACCCAGCTCGGGCTGGGCCCGGGGGACCAGGTCGCGTACCCGCGCCTGGCCTACCCCACGTACGAGGTCGGGGCGCGGCTGTGCGGCGCCGAGCCGGTCGAGTACGACTCCGTGGACGAGCTGGACCCTTCGCGGGTACGGCTGCTCTGGCTCAACTCGCCCTCCAACCCGACCGGTCGGGTGCTGTCCGTCGCCGAGCTGCGCCGGGCCGTGGAGTGGGCGCGTGAGCACCGGGTGCTGCTGGTCAGCGACGAGTGCTACCTGGAGCTCGGCTGGGAGGCCGACCCGGCGTCGGTGCTGCACCCGGAGGTCTGCGGTGGCGATCACGAGGGCCTGCTCGTGGTGCACTCGCTCTCCAAGCGCTCCAACC encodes:
- the fdxA gene encoding ferredoxin codes for the protein MTYVIAQPCVDVKDKACIEECPVDCIYEGERSLYIHPDECVDCGACEPVCPVEAIFYEDDTPEEWKDYYKANVEFFDDLGSPGGASKLGLIEKDHPFIAALPPQNADH
- a CDS encoding GNAT family N-acetyltransferase, with amino-acid sequence MTAGAPVGSRPEVRIDRSDVGRRVSVRRITEITDGRPVFRDVIGVLVSWDDHGLTVVPRSLEPVSFPEKLLVAGKTVPLFPARPAPMPGTTPAELQRIAARGWPAVEQEPLGEWTLRASSGFTRRANSVQALGDPGRPLPEALAAVRDWYAARGLPAYVEVIRPGSPEDLTAELDRLGAGFAPTLVRTAPLAPLARLGSGHELVRLSRTADASWMSAYRRVGDDPELERAAARVLHGGPSVWFATVPAPEAGPPLAIGRCVIDGRWACFGAIEVVPYARRTGLATTVMAVLAARAAEEGATGAYLQVEAGNTGAIALYDGLGFTTSHTYHYARLPQR
- the dapC gene encoding succinyldiaminopimelate transaminase; this translates as MSTTDTPYAPLPGHPGAARRVSDLLPVFPWDKLEPYKKTALAHPGGLCDFSVGTPVDPVPELIQKALAASTDTPGYPTVWGPVELREAIAGWLRRRVGAEIGPEAILPTIGSKELVAWLPTQLGLGPGDQVAYPRLAYPTYEVGARLCGAEPVEYDSVDELDPSRVRLLWLNSPSNPTGRVLSVAELRRAVEWAREHRVLLVSDECYLELGWEADPASVLHPEVCGGDHEGLLVVHSLSKRSNLAGYRASFVAGDRVVIRELLEIRKHGGMIVPAPVQAATIAALGDDAHVAEQRARYAARRGALRAALEAYGFRIEHSEASLYLWATQDRPCWETVAELAELGILVAPGDFYGPAGERFVRVAFTATDERVQAAVERLGG
- a CDS encoding transglutaminase-like domain-containing protein, producing MTEQSRSRFRTEARAEHPDPVLLCVLAAAEHTLGVPLTGEDAEEPPTLEALVAACQAALDRHAAAVRLAVAERAPANPEETAALLAAVLGGRERFHGRPADYRRLESSLLPDVLRRRRGLPIMLSLVWEAVAARAGLTVHGVALPGHFIVAVGGPTGGNEYVLADPYHGGRLLDLDDAAQLVTATGHHFSPELLTPAQPLEIVLRVLGNIRSWAADRPEQARTQLWATELSLLLPRHPAQLRLERAELLVRTGDFLRGAAEMEAYAEILDAFDREAAARVRHDARAARHRLN
- a CDS encoding DNA-binding response regulator, whose product is MVREALAALLGLEGDIDVVAQVSRGDEVADAAVEHEVEVAVLDIEMPGLTGIEAAAELRRRRPTTKIVIATTFGRPGYLRRAMEAGADAFLVKDAPASELAEAIRQVLRGERVIDPTLAAAALADGANPLTVRERDVLAAAADGSVNAEIARRLHLSEGTVRNYLSMAIQKTSARNRTEAVRVAKEKGWL